One genomic region from Spirulina subsalsa PCC 9445 encodes:
- a CDS encoding FecR family protein produces the protein MRPLSKFCSVVAVSGLTLVGLTLSLAQPGRTQTVLTQAVVESMSNQVRVVSQSQSPRSARVSDVIRPGDAIATAASSRADLRFNDQSLARLGAQSIFRFNPGTRNIDLSQGTALVLIRPGQGGTTIRTPNGAAGVRGSALVVRYDPATDTTLVAALTNSGIVVFNQDGSETLPIAAGEMAVFIENQPAKVYKFDLDTFYATSPLVAGLDLNNLEETDSPDGLDEVREETTEALDSQTPIDAEDSETLVNPEFISMTELDDDGEFTDLEISVVDVDINDLDDADLLETLADSRGALDVWSVVVGGETRQQQILMETMMTGGVFPGGGATGGVFPGGGATGGVFPGGGATGGVFPGGGATGGVFPGGGATGGVFPGGGATGGVFPGGGGKP, from the coding sequence ATGCGTCCTCTTTCAAAGTTTTGTTCAGTTGTCGCCGTTTCGGGATTAACGCTAGTGGGGTTGACTTTGAGTTTAGCCCAACCCGGTCGAACTCAAACGGTTTTAACCCAGGCGGTGGTGGAATCGATGAGTAATCAGGTGCGGGTCGTTTCACAAAGTCAATCCCCGCGCTCGGCTCGGGTTTCAGATGTTATTCGTCCGGGAGATGCGATCGCCACAGCGGCCTCTTCTCGGGCAGATTTGCGCTTTAATGACCAATCCTTGGCAAGATTGGGAGCGCAATCTATTTTCCGCTTTAATCCCGGAACGCGCAATATTGATTTATCTCAAGGCACAGCTTTAGTCTTAATCCGTCCTGGTCAAGGGGGAACCACCATCCGCACCCCCAACGGAGCAGCGGGAGTTAGAGGATCTGCCTTAGTGGTACGCTACGATCCAGCTACAGACACGACCTTAGTCGCCGCGCTGACGAATTCCGGTATTGTTGTTTTTAATCAAGATGGTTCAGAAACCCTACCGATTGCAGCCGGAGAAATGGCCGTATTCATCGAAAATCAACCTGCTAAGGTCTATAAGTTTGATCTAGATACCTTTTATGCGACCAGTCCTTTAGTGGCCGGGTTAGATTTAAACAATCTGGAAGAAACCGATAGTCCCGATGGATTAGACGAAGTGCGGGAAGAAACCACCGAAGCACTGGACAGTCAAACTCCAATTGATGCTGAGGATTCAGAAACGCTCGTGAATCCTGAGTTTATCAGTATGACGGAACTAGACGATGATGGGGAATTTACGGATCTTGAAATCAGCGTGGTGGATGTGGACATTAACGACTTAGACGACGCTGATTTACTGGAGACGTTAGCTGACTCTCGCGGAGCGTTAGATGTGTGGTCTGTGGTAGTCGGTGGGGAAACGCGACAACAACAGATTCTGATGGAAACCATGATGACAGGTGGAGTGTTCCCCGGTGGTGGTGCCACAGGTGGAGTGTTCCCCGGTGGTGGTGCCACAGGTGGAGTGTTCCCCGGTGGTGGGGCTACAGGTGGGGTGTTCCCCGGTGGTGGTGCCACAGGTGGGGTGTTCCCCGGTGGTGGTGCCACAGGTGGGGTGTTCCCCGGTGGTGGTGCCACAGGTGGGGTGTTCCCCGGTGGTGGGGGAAAGCCTTAA
- a CDS encoding murein transglycosylase A, with protein MKKTLTLFALGLGLSMGMSHVPLQAQQAPLTWSNPHRQAPNLALDEQLWGSLGQPGDKQALIQSIDHSLRYLDTPAAVRAYQNYPIRWITRDRVRRSLQRFRHLVLTSNSPQELQAAVKREFVFYKSVGSPRYGGQVFFTGYYEPTYQASRVPTAEYRYPLYRRPSNFESWKAPHPSRAQLEGSDGTGKDSILAGYELVWLRDRLQAFLVQVQGSARLQLTDGTTMTVGFHGSTDYPYISVGQEMIKDGLHPADGFTLPKMINIFQQNPDLLNVYIPRNNRFIFFRETNGAPATGSISVPVTPDRSIATDKSLMPPGALALIHTRIPFPDGQGGMMTPEVSRFVLDQDTGSAITTPGRVDVFMGTGPVAGDRAGVMGYRGALYYLMLKE; from the coding sequence ATGAAAAAAACACTCACACTATTTGCGTTAGGTTTGGGGCTGTCGATGGGAATGTCCCACGTGCCACTGCAAGCCCAACAAGCCCCTCTTACTTGGTCAAATCCCCATCGTCAGGCCCCCAATTTAGCCTTAGATGAGCAATTATGGGGCAGTTTAGGACAACCCGGAGATAAACAGGCGCTGATTCAATCCATTGACCACAGTTTGCGGTATTTAGACACTCCGGCCGCCGTGCGGGCTTATCAAAATTATCCCATTCGTTGGATTACTCGCGATCGCGTCCGTCGGTCCCTGCAACGCTTCCGGCATCTGGTACTCACCAGCAACAGTCCTCAAGAATTACAAGCGGCCGTTAAACGGGAATTTGTCTTTTACAAATCCGTAGGCAGTCCGCGTTACGGTGGGCAAGTCTTTTTTACAGGCTATTACGAACCCACCTATCAAGCCAGTCGTGTTCCGACGGCAGAGTATCGTTATCCCCTCTATCGTCGTCCTAGCAACTTTGAAAGCTGGAAAGCCCCTCATCCCAGTCGCGCTCAACTTGAAGGGAGCGATGGCACCGGGAAAGATAGCATTTTAGCGGGTTATGAATTGGTTTGGTTGCGCGATCGCCTGCAAGCCTTCCTCGTCCAAGTGCAAGGTTCCGCCCGTCTTCAACTAACCGATGGTACCACCATGACCGTTGGTTTTCACGGCAGCACCGATTACCCCTACATCAGCGTAGGACAGGAAATGATTAAAGATGGGCTACATCCGGCCGATGGCTTCACCCTGCCGAAAATGATCAATATTTTTCAACAAAACCCTGACCTGCTCAACGTTTATATTCCCCGGAACAACCGCTTTATTTTCTTCCGAGAAACCAACGGCGCCCCCGCCACTGGGAGCATTAGCGTCCCCGTCACCCCCGATCGTTCCATTGCCACGGATAAATCTCTGATGCCCCCGGGAGCCCTCGCCCTCATCCACACCCGCATTCCCTTCCCCGATGGTCAAGGAGGCATGATGACCCCCGAGGTGAGCCGTTTCGTGTTAGACCAAGACACCGGAAGCGCCATCACAACGCCCGGCCGAGTGGATGTGTTCATGGGAACTGGACCGGTAGCAGGCGATCGCGCTGGTGTGATGGGATATCGTGGAGCCCTATACTATCTGATGTTGAAGGAATAA
- a CDS encoding NAD(P)H-quinone oxidoreductase subunit 4: MTNFPWLTTVILLPIVASLLIPIIPDKDGKTVRWYALIVGLIDFVLIVYAFYSGYDLGNPELQLVESYAWIPDLDLKWSVGADGLSMPLILLTGFITTLAIMAAWPVTLKPKLFYFLMLAMYGGQIAVFAVQDMLLFFLVWELELVPVYLILSIWGGKKRLYAATKFILYTAGGSLFILVAALTMAFYGDTVTFDMSAIAAKDYAFNLQLLLYAGLLIAYGVKLPIFPLHTWLPDAHGEATAPAHMLLAGILLKMGGYALIRMNLGMLPDAHVFFAPILVILGVVNIVYAALTSFAQRNLKRKIAYSSISHMGFVLIGLGSFTNLGLSGAVLQMISHGLIGASLFFMVGATYDRTHTLMLDEMGGVGKQMKKIFAMWTSCSLASLALPGMSGFVAELMVFVGFATSDAFNPIFKVVVVLLAAVGVILTPIYLLSMLREIFYGQENKELVEHEVLVDAEPREVFIIASLLVPIIGIGLYPKVATQIYDATVTQITSMIRSHVPALTATAPEVEKVAFLKAPDL, encoded by the coding sequence ATGACCAATTTTCCTTGGCTGACAACCGTTATTTTGTTACCCATCGTCGCCAGTCTTTTAATCCCCATTATCCCGGATAAAGACGGTAAAACCGTGCGATGGTATGCCCTGATCGTCGGGCTAATTGATTTTGTCTTGATTGTTTATGCGTTTTATAGTGGCTATGACTTAGGAAATCCTGAATTGCAACTGGTGGAAAGTTATGCCTGGATTCCCGATTTAGACCTGAAATGGTCTGTCGGGGCCGATGGTTTATCCATGCCTCTGATTCTCCTGACGGGATTTATCACCACCCTAGCGATTATGGCCGCTTGGCCCGTCACCCTGAAACCCAAACTGTTCTATTTCCTGATGTTGGCGATGTATGGCGGACAAATCGCCGTCTTTGCCGTTCAGGATATGTTACTGTTCTTTCTGGTTTGGGAATTGGAATTGGTTCCGGTCTACCTCATTCTCTCCATTTGGGGCGGGAAAAAGCGACTCTATGCGGCCACGAAGTTTATTCTCTACACCGCCGGGGGTTCTCTCTTTATTTTGGTCGCGGCCTTGACTATGGCCTTTTATGGCGATACGGTCACATTTGATATGAGTGCGATCGCCGCCAAAGATTACGCCTTTAATCTTCAACTCCTCCTCTATGCGGGCCTCCTCATTGCCTATGGCGTAAAACTGCCCATTTTCCCCCTCCATACTTGGCTCCCTGATGCCCACGGAGAAGCCACCGCCCCCGCCCATATGTTACTGGCAGGAATCCTCCTGAAAATGGGGGGTTATGCCCTAATTCGCATGAATTTGGGGATGTTACCCGATGCCCATGTGTTCTTCGCCCCCATCCTCGTAATTTTGGGCGTGGTGAACATTGTTTACGCGGCGCTCACCTCCTTTGCGCAACGCAATCTGAAGCGGAAAATCGCCTATTCTTCCATCTCCCACATGGGCTTTGTCCTGATTGGCTTAGGCTCTTTTACCAATTTAGGCCTAAGTGGGGCGGTGTTACAGATGATTTCTCATGGTTTAATCGGGGCCAGTCTCTTCTTTATGGTGGGGGCAACCTACGACCGCACCCATACCCTCATGTTGGACGAAATGGGGGGAGTGGGCAAGCAGATGAAGAAAATCTTCGCCATGTGGACTTCTTGTTCCTTGGCCTCCCTGGCCTTGCCGGGGATGAGTGGTTTTGTGGCGGAATTAATGGTCTTTGTCGGTTTTGCCACCAGTGACGCTTTTAATCCCATCTTTAAGGTGGTGGTGGTCTTACTGGCCGCCGTTGGGGTGATTTTAACTCCCATTTACCTGCTCTCAATGTTGCGGGAAATCTTCTATGGGCAGGAAAATAAAGAACTGGTGGAACATGAGGTTTTAGTGGATGCGGAACCGAGAGAAGTGTTTATTATTGCCTCGTTATTGGTGCCGATTATTGGCATTGGGCTATACCCCAAAGTGGCTACCCAGATTTATGATGCAACGGTGACACAAATCACGTCGATGATTCGTTCCCACGTTCCCGCCTTAACGGCCACGGCCCCGGAAGTGGAGAAAGTGGCGTTTTTAAAAGCCCCCGATTTGTAG
- a CDS encoding NAD(P)H-quinone oxidoreductase subunit 5, protein MESLLYEYAWLIPVLPLVGATLVGVGLISVNKFTNQLRQLNAAFIITLLGVSMAMSFALLWSQIQGHGSYTSTFEWAAAGSFHLTMGYIIDPLTAVMLVIVCTVALLVMIYTDGYMAHDPGYVRFYSYLSIFSSSMLGLVISPNLVQIYIFWELVGMCSYLLIGFWYDRKAAADACQKAFVVNRVGDFGLLLGMLGLYWATGSFEFEIMGDRLAELVSSGALAGGLAALFGVLVFLGPVAKSAQFPLHVWLPDAMEGPTPISALIHAATMVAAGVFLIARMYPVFEHIPVAMDTIAWTGAFTAFLGASIAITQNDIKKGLAYSTVSQLGYMVMAMGCGAYSAGLFHLMTHAYFKAMLFLCSGSVIHGMEGVVGHDPVLAQDMRLMGGLRKYMPITAFTFLVGNLAICGIPPFAGFWSKDEILGLAFQANPALWGVGWLTAGITAFYMFRMYFLTFEGEFRGMNQTIIAQLKAAAAGLEEEVALGPAFGPGAMDPHELDHDEDHHHSSEPHESPWTMTFPLLVLAVPSFLLGWIGRPWANSFEALVHAPGETRAQVLEHAAHFNWTEFAIMGGNSVGIALIGITVASLMYLQQKIDVGAIAQKIQPLYNLSLNKWYFDEIYDRVFVMGCRRLARQMLEIDYRVVDGAVNFTGLVTVVTGQGLKYFENGRAQFYALIIFAAVLGFVVLSSLG, encoded by the coding sequence ATGGAATCACTGCTTTATGAATACGCTTGGCTCATTCCAGTGTTGCCCTTAGTGGGGGCGACGTTGGTCGGAGTTGGGTTAATTTCTGTCAACAAATTTACTAATCAACTGCGACAGTTGAACGCCGCCTTCATCATCACCCTGTTGGGGGTGTCGATGGCTATGTCTTTCGCGCTGTTGTGGAGCCAAATTCAAGGACATGGTTCCTATACCAGCACCTTTGAATGGGCAGCGGCGGGAAGTTTTCACCTGACGATGGGGTATATTATCGACCCCCTCACCGCCGTCATGTTAGTGATCGTGTGTACAGTGGCCCTTTTGGTCATGATCTACACAGACGGCTACATGGCACATGATCCGGGCTATGTCCGCTTTTATTCCTACCTCAGTATTTTTAGCTCCTCTATGTTGGGGTTAGTGATTAGCCCCAATTTAGTCCAGATTTATATTTTCTGGGAGTTGGTGGGGATGTGTTCCTACCTGTTGATCGGGTTTTGGTATGACCGCAAAGCGGCCGCCGATGCCTGTCAGAAAGCCTTTGTGGTCAACCGTGTGGGGGACTTCGGGCTGTTGTTGGGGATGTTGGGGCTCTATTGGGCGACGGGTAGCTTTGAATTTGAAATTATGGGCGATCGCCTCGCGGAATTAGTTTCCTCGGGAGCCTTGGCCGGAGGACTCGCCGCCCTATTTGGGGTTCTGGTTTTCCTCGGCCCGGTGGCCAAGTCCGCCCAGTTTCCCCTCCATGTCTGGCTACCGGACGCTATGGAAGGCCCTACCCCCATTTCTGCCCTGATTCACGCGGCCACCATGGTGGCGGCCGGGGTGTTCCTGATTGCCCGGATGTACCCGGTGTTTGAACATATCCCCGTGGCGATGGATACCATCGCTTGGACGGGGGCTTTTACGGCCTTTCTGGGGGCTTCCATTGCCATTACCCAAAACGACATCAAAAAAGGTCTGGCCTACTCCACCGTGTCCCAGTTGGGCTATATGGTGATGGCGATGGGCTGTGGCGCCTACAGTGCAGGACTCTTCCACCTGATGACCCATGCTTACTTTAAGGCGATGTTGTTCCTCTGTTCTGGGTCTGTGATTCACGGGATGGAGGGAGTCGTCGGCCATGACCCCGTATTAGCCCAAGATATGCGCCTAATGGGGGGGTTACGGAAATATATGCCCATCACGGCCTTTACGTTTTTAGTGGGCAATTTAGCCATTTGTGGGATTCCTCCCTTTGCTGGATTCTGGTCAAAAGATGAAATTTTAGGGTTAGCCTTTCAAGCCAATCCTGCCCTCTGGGGGGTAGGTTGGTTAACGGCGGGGATTACGGCCTTTTATATGTTCCGGATGTATTTCCTCACCTTTGAGGGCGAGTTCCGAGGCATGAATCAAACCATTATCGCCCAACTGAAAGCGGCGGCGGCGGGTTTAGAGGAAGAGGTGGCGCTTGGGCCGGCTTTTGGACCCGGAGCAATGGATCCCCATGAATTAGACCACGATGAGGATCATCACCACAGCAGCGAACCTCATGAGTCCCCTTGGACTATGACGTTCCCTCTGTTGGTTTTGGCGGTGCCATCTTTCCTTTTAGGTTGGATTGGGCGGCCCTGGGCGAACTCCTTTGAGGCGCTGGTTCACGCTCCGGGGGAAACGAGGGCCCAAGTGCTGGAACACGCGGCTCATTTTAACTGGACGGAGTTTGCCATCATGGGGGGAAATTCCGTCGGGATTGCCCTGATTGGGATTACAGTAGCCTCTCTGATGTATTTACAGCAAAAAATCGATGTGGGGGCGATCGCACAAAAAATTCAACCCCTCTATAATCTCTCCCTCAATAAGTGGTACTTCGACGAGATCTATGACCGTGTATTTGTCATGGGGTGCCGTCGTTTAGCCCGACAAATGCTAGAGATTGACTACCGCGTAGTAGATGGGGCGGTAAACTTCACCGGATTAGTCACTGTGGTGACAGGTCAAGGGCTGAAGTATTTTGAAAATGGGCGCGCTCAATTCTACGCCCTGATTATTTTCGCCGCCGTCCTTGGGTTTGTGGTCTTATCCAGTCTCGGATAA
- a CDS encoding peptidoglycan-binding protein encodes MPNQSEAANVVMRDSYGTLRASAFLFLLFSLTLGEVTLEANRLGGISVARMAIAQTPSPEASPNPDSAEPDEPRIEPGSEGVIVRELQQHLKELGYYEEEPDGVYGASTEAAVRAFQEAEGLDPTGVFDVQAWIRMQEIRNPRPEPQPRQRGRISRRALAVIALGGLTTLIGMAIGIFLILKFLAQRAQDQEFAVPTEIDSARYPDYEENSENNHSKFVTLQPESPPTQPLNLDPPILSESLLEDAWLADSVLPAPPEKPEPLEEVAEAESPLSANPPISAAPPVMTVKPTGRLTKLDLIEELIGDLRSPNLEKRHKAIWELAQRADSRAVKPLVGLLIESDSQQQTLILEALSQIGTRTLKPMNRALALSLQDDNAQVRKNAIRDLTRMYELVAQLSQLVYYATDDPDPEVQDTAKWALKQLNQIRVLPDDQPSS; translated from the coding sequence ATGCCCAACCAGAGTGAAGCAGCTAATGTGGTAATGCGTGATTCTTACGGTACGCTGCGCGCAAGCGCGTTCCTGTTCCTATTGTTCTCCCTGACTTTGGGAGAAGTAACCCTTGAGGCCAATCGTCTTGGGGGGATTTCTGTTGCTAGGATGGCGATCGCTCAAACCCCCAGCCCAGAAGCCAGTCCTAACCCAGATTCCGCAGAACCGGATGAGCCAAGAATTGAACCGGGGAGCGAAGGGGTAATTGTCCGAGAATTACAACAACACCTCAAAGAGTTAGGCTACTACGAAGAAGAACCCGACGGCGTTTATGGGGCTTCCACAGAAGCCGCCGTGCGAGCCTTCCAAGAAGCAGAAGGCTTGGACCCCACTGGTGTGTTTGATGTTCAAGCTTGGATTCGGATGCAGGAAATCCGCAATCCCAGACCTGAACCCCAACCCCGTCAACGAGGACGCATCAGCCGTCGGGCGTTAGCTGTAATTGCTTTGGGGGGGTTAACGACACTGATCGGGATGGCAATTGGAATTTTCTTGATCCTGAAATTCCTAGCCCAACGCGCTCAAGACCAAGAATTTGCGGTGCCAACGGAGATCGATTCAGCACGTTACCCCGATTATGAAGAGAACTCCGAAAATAATCATTCCAAATTTGTCACCTTACAGCCCGAGTCACCCCCCACTCAACCTTTGAATTTAGATCCTCCCATCCTTTCAGAATCCCTTCTAGAGGATGCTTGGTTAGCAGATTCCGTTCTCCCTGCCCCTCCAGAGAAACCAGAACCCTTAGAAGAAGTGGCCGAGGCAGAATCTCCCTTATCGGCTAATCCTCCCATCAGTGCAGCCCCTCCGGTAATGACCGTTAAACCCACCGGACGTTTAACTAAACTGGATTTAATTGAGGAATTAATCGGAGATTTGCGATCGCCCAATCTCGAAAAACGCCACAAAGCTATCTGGGAACTCGCCCAACGGGCCGACTCTCGGGCGGTTAAGCCTCTTGTGGGCTTGTTAATTGAATCGGACTCCCAACAACAAACCCTAATCCTCGAAGCCCTCTCCCAAATTGGCACCCGCACCCTCAAACCCATGAACCGTGCTTTAGCCTTATCCCTCCAAGACGATAACGCCCAAGTGCGGAAAAACGCCATCCGTGACCTTACCCGAATGTACGAATTAGTCGCTCAACTCAGTCAGTTAGTGTACTATGCCACGGATGATCCCGATCCCGAAGTGCAAGACACGGCAAAATGGGCATTGAAACAACTCAACCAGATTCGAGTTTTACCCGATGATCAACCCTCCAGTTAA
- a CDS encoding MotA/TolQ/ExbB proton channel family protein: protein MSLSRKASYERQELDVPFFLVIFAALALLILVYLLALPFQDTYLGRLIYDRGFTQPLTLFLAGMVISVVIFKYLKLATEYSAIGKNWIPDGIDLEDPNGRSINNLIASLTNSRKLIAVRCCRVLYAYTQSGSRKTASELALDDSAFYLSASESSYTIPRILVWAIPLLGFIGTVIGISQAVSGFSGFLEQAGEIDQIRTGIGTVTSGLAVAFDTTLLALFLSVVVMIPLVLVERWESRLLLSIDVYINDRLLPKLRDPEASRGFLDEKAIAQAVEKSLKENLPQPKDLIEPAHIYAQKLVEALTQKFVQEMGSIQTANNQLIQQVGQVNQATLQDRQNFLTVFNQQQEQQKDIVQLIKNTVEEIKQGNLIVAHGLAQQAQEITQQLNQAAVLLGDRVEALEQSTLQVSQIIELQKSLDQMLNSLEKTAQLEQSLAGLRVALTQLQPILTQLQKPRKIMLLEQDN, encoded by the coding sequence ATGTCCCTGTCCAGAAAAGCTAGCTACGAACGCCAAGAACTTGATGTTCCCTTTTTCCTTGTTATTTTTGCCGCCCTTGCCCTACTCATTCTCGTTTATCTGTTAGCCTTACCCTTTCAGGATACCTATTTAGGCCGTTTGATTTACGATCGAGGTTTCACCCAACCCCTCACCCTCTTTCTCGCGGGGATGGTTATCAGTGTGGTGATCTTCAAATACCTAAAACTCGCTACAGAATACAGCGCCATCGGCAAAAATTGGATTCCTGATGGCATTGATTTAGAAGATCCTAACGGACGTTCCATTAATAACCTTATTGCCAGTTTAACCAACTCTCGGAAACTCATCGCCGTCCGTTGTTGCCGCGTTCTTTATGCCTATACTCAATCGGGGAGTCGTAAAACGGCCAGCGAATTAGCCTTAGATGATTCCGCCTTTTATCTGAGCGCTTCGGAAAGTTCCTATACTATCCCTCGGATTCTGGTCTGGGCGATTCCTCTATTGGGGTTTATTGGGACGGTAATTGGGATTAGTCAGGCGGTGAGTGGTTTTTCGGGTTTTCTGGAACAAGCCGGGGAAATTGACCAAATTCGTACAGGAATTGGTACCGTCACCAGTGGGTTAGCGGTGGCCTTTGATACCACCTTGTTAGCCTTGTTTTTAAGTGTGGTGGTGATGATTCCCTTGGTGTTGGTGGAACGCTGGGAGTCCCGTTTATTGTTGTCCATTGATGTGTATATCAATGATCGTCTGTTGCCGAAACTTAGAGATCCCGAGGCTTCTAGGGGATTTTTGGATGAAAAGGCGATCGCCCAAGCAGTAGAAAAATCCCTCAAAGAGAACCTACCCCAACCCAAAGACCTCATCGAACCTGCCCATATTTACGCCCAGAAATTAGTGGAAGCCTTAACTCAGAAGTTTGTCCAAGAAATGGGGTCAATTCAAACGGCAAATAATCAACTTATCCAACAAGTAGGTCAAGTTAATCAAGCTACCTTACAAGACCGTCAAAACTTTTTAACCGTTTTTAATCAACAACAAGAACAACAAAAAGATATTGTCCAATTAATTAAAAATACGGTGGAAGAAATTAAGCAAGGCAACTTAATTGTGGCTCACGGTTTAGCCCAACAAGCCCAAGAAATTACTCAACAACTCAATCAGGCCGCCGTTCTCTTAGGGGATCGGGTGGAAGCCTTAGAACAATCCACTTTACAGGTTTCTCAAATTATTGAACTACAAAAAAGTTTAGATCAAATGTTAAACTCTTTAGAAAAAACGGCACAACTAGAGCAATCTTTAGCTGGGTTAAGGGTTGCCTTAACTCAATTACAGCCTATCTTAACTCAGTTACAAAAGCCTCGTAAAATTATGTTATTGGAGCAAGATAATTAA
- a CDS encoding response regulator yields the protein MQGTLNEIDIRSILQLIELGQRTGELFVETTSPSSSSSHSPITHLSPTPSPPDQLFWFVFFINGKIAYAADSRSSNLGRLRDYLRHYKVDNALAEVASPSMSMTTPEYAHLWLLLENQILTPAQGRNIIQGMVTETLFDLLSLHQGVFNFEIGSAIAPQLTTLEIASLSPRIIKQVQQWKQFHPHIQSPDQCPTLTNPQALQTSLPPKAYKSLKHWSDGKTSLRQLSRYLNRDFLTIARAIYPYIQRGWIQLLDSNLPPTRAISWNPPQTQPHIVCIDDDRTIGKSVEYMLTPHSYQVTALTDPLQALREVFLLKPDLILCDIAMPQLDGYELCAMLRSSNTFRQIPILMLTGKEGFIDRVRAKLVGSNDYLTKPFDETELLMLIEKYLT from the coding sequence ATGCAGGGAACACTAAACGAAATTGATATTCGCAGCATCTTACAACTGATTGAACTCGGTCAGCGAACCGGAGAACTTTTCGTTGAAACCACCTCTCCCTCTTCCTCTAGCAGCCATTCCCCAATCACCCACTTATCCCCCACACCCAGTCCGCCCGATCAGTTATTTTGGTTTGTTTTTTTTATCAACGGGAAAATCGCCTATGCGGCCGATTCCCGCAGCAGTAACTTAGGCCGTTTGCGGGACTATTTGCGCCACTACAAAGTTGACAACGCCTTAGCGGAAGTTGCGAGTCCTTCCATGAGTATGACCACCCCCGAATATGCTCATTTGTGGTTACTGCTAGAAAATCAAATCCTCACCCCAGCCCAAGGCCGCAATATTATTCAGGGCATGGTGACAGAAACCCTGTTTGATCTTCTCAGCTTGCACCAAGGGGTTTTCAACTTTGAAATTGGTTCTGCGATCGCCCCTCAACTCACCACCCTTGAAATTGCCTCCCTCAGCCCCCGGATCATCAAACAAGTGCAACAGTGGAAACAATTTCACCCCCATATTCAATCTCCCGATCAATGCCCCACCCTTACCAACCCCCAAGCCCTTCAAACCAGCCTCCCCCCCAAGGCCTATAAAAGCCTCAAACACTGGTCAGATGGCAAAACCTCCCTGCGCCAACTTTCCCGTTACCTCAACCGGGACTTCCTGACCATTGCCCGCGCCATCTACCCTTACATCCAACGGGGTTGGATTCAACTCCTTGACTCCAACCTCCCCCCAACCCGCGCCATTTCTTGGAATCCCCCCCAAACCCAGCCTCATATTGTTTGCATAGACGACGACCGCACCATTGGCAAAAGTGTAGAGTATATGCTCACCCCCCACAGCTATCAAGTCACCGCCCTCACAGATCCCCTACAAGCCCTGCGAGAAGTCTTTCTCCTCAAACCTGACCTGATCCTCTGCGACATCGCTATGCCCCAACTCGACGGCTATGAACTCTGTGCCATGTTGCGCAGTTCCAACACTTTCCGGCAAATTCCCATCCTGATGTTAACCGGGAAAGAAGGATTTATTGATCGAGTGCGGGCGAAACTGGTGGGATCCAACGACTATCTAACCAAACCCTTTGACGAAACGGAACTTTTAATGCTGATTGAGAAATATTTAACCTGA